From Methanobacterium alcaliphilum, a single genomic window includes:
- a CDS encoding universal stress protein, producing the protein MYKKILLPTDGSNFANVAAEHAVWLAKTSGAEIIALTVMETSSLVGLPADDLIVRIKEMLQEEAGKSLETINKIVKESGADIKLSMKTEEGSPAEAVLKTIKDEDIDLVVIGTSGKHGLDRFLLGSVAEKVVRSSSCPVLVVH; encoded by the coding sequence ATGTACAAAAAAATTTTATTACCAACCGACGGTTCAAATTTTGCTAATGTAGCTGCTGAACATGCAGTATGGCTTGCTAAGACTAGTGGAGCTGAAATTATTGCTTTGACCGTGATGGAAACATCTTCATTAGTTGGGCTTCCTGCAGATGATTTAATAGTTCGTATTAAAGAAATGCTGCAAGAAGAAGCAGGTAAATCTTTAGAAACCATTAATAAAATTGTTAAAGAAAGTGGTGCTGATATAAAACTTTCTATGAAAACTGAAGAAGGCTCCCCTGCAGAAGCAGTTTTAAAGACAATTAAAGATGAAGATATTGATTTAGTTGTGATTGGAACTTCAGGAAAACATGGACTTGATAGATTTTTGCTAGGGAGTGTAGCAGAAAAAGTCGTAAGATCGTCTTCTTGTCCCGTTTTAGTTGTTCATTAG
- the rimI gene encoding ribosomal protein S18-alanine N-acetyltransferase codes for MIIREFKLPDLKRVIEIEKMSFDEPYPPHILKDIFNLGAGFLVAQQDNIILGYIIFWIRFEDEGHIISLAVDKKYQRNQVGSQLVSMATDILEKFQMKNIKLEVRAENKGAIKFYKTLGFHDEKIIHGYYEDGEDAMLMDKPLRGASDSYYPK; via the coding sequence ATGATTATAAGGGAATTCAAACTTCCAGACTTAAAAAGAGTCATAGAAATTGAAAAAATGTCTTTTGATGAGCCTTATCCTCCTCATATATTAAAGGATATTTTTAATTTAGGGGCAGGATTTTTGGTTGCCCAGCAAGATAATATAATATTAGGATATATTATATTTTGGATTAGATTTGAAGATGAGGGTCATATTATTTCTCTAGCTGTTGATAAAAAATACCAGAGAAATCAGGTGGGGAGCCAACTGGTGAGTATGGCCACTGATATTTTAGAAAAATTTCAAATGAAAAATATTAAATTAGAGGTTAGGGCTGAAAATAAAGGGGCCATAAAATTTTATAAAACTCTGGGATTTCATGACGAAAAAATAATCCATGGATATTATGAAGATGGAGAAGATGCAATGCTAATGGATAAACCATTAAGAGGTGCTTCTGATTCATATTATCCAAAATAA
- a CDS encoding amidohydrolase family protein, with product MLIIENGLVLKGCELKAEKSNIIIDNGKIIEITDKSVSGDDKIDAGGCIVSPSLINSHVHIGDSVALDVGDGKSIDEIVKPPNGIKHKILSESSDEDLIESMNRTMWEMLSTGTTTFIDYREGGVDGIKLLNEASKNIPINKIVLGRDEILFDKEADLKDVQSKVKELLKHCDGIAPSGFGEIREDVAKIIVKECEKQDKLSSIHVAEHEKVQKDSLEKTGFSEIQRAVNCGFKLLVHLNYPMQRDLDAVSSDNISVVSCPRSNGALAVGIPPLKDMEKKGINTLLGTDNLMFNSPNMFREMEYALKVTRGYYRDYFSPRKILKMATTNASLLGINSGCIMEGMDADIMIIKKNSSNPWLSIINRTESKNIICLMRKGKII from the coding sequence ATGTTAATTATTGAAAATGGCCTTGTTCTTAAAGGCTGTGAACTAAAAGCTGAAAAATCCAATATTATTATAGATAATGGAAAAATTATTGAAATAACTGATAAGAGCGTCTCGGGTGATGATAAAATAGATGCTGGGGGCTGTATTGTATCTCCATCACTGATTAATTCTCATGTTCATATTGGGGACTCTGTAGCATTGGATGTAGGGGATGGCAAATCAATTGACGAGATTGTAAAACCACCAAACGGGATTAAACATAAAATTCTCTCTGAAAGTTCTGATGAGGATCTAATTGAATCTATGAATAGAACAATGTGGGAAATGCTATCTACTGGAACAACTACTTTTATTGATTATAGGGAGGGGGGAGTAGATGGGATTAAACTATTAAATGAAGCATCTAAAAATATTCCAATCAATAAAATTGTTCTGGGGCGGGATGAGATATTATTTGATAAGGAAGCAGATTTAAAAGATGTTCAATCAAAAGTTAAAGAACTTTTAAAACATTGTGATGGCATTGCGCCCAGTGGTTTTGGGGAAATAAGGGAAGATGTGGCTAAAATAATAGTTAAAGAATGCGAAAAACAGGATAAATTGTCTTCTATTCATGTAGCTGAACATGAAAAAGTGCAAAAAGATTCTTTGGAAAAAACTGGTTTTAGTGAAATACAGCGGGCAGTAAATTGCGGTTTCAAACTTTTAGTGCATTTAAATTATCCGATGCAAAGAGATTTGGATGCGGTGTCATCAGATAATATTTCAGTTGTATCTTGCCCTAGATCTAATGGTGCATTAGCTGTGGGAATTCCTCCTTTAAAAGACATGGAAAAAAAGGGGATTAATACATTATTGGGAACTGACAATTTAATGTTCAATTCTCCTAATATGTTTCGTGAGATGGAATATGCATTGAAAGTAACAAGGGGATATTACAGAGATTATTTTTCTCCCAGGAAAATACTAAAAATGGCTACTACTAATGCTTCTCTATTGGGGATAAATTCTGGTTGTATTATGGAAGGCATGGATGCGGATATTATGATTATAAAGAAAAATTCATCCAATCCTTGGTTGTCTATTATTAATAGAACAGAATCGAAAAATATAATATGTTTAATGAGGAAAGGTAAGATAATATAA
- a CDS encoding PKD domain-containing protein, translated as MKNRSRMFRSIIISLILLASLFAYSNFSMPSADAHILVVGSPSSDLPADYLTDAKNIAAKLKKKYGSSNIVTLYGKQATAKNILMGMYNADMIIYIGHGGYMDGRYNGKGGIAKPPFSLVGYAGASKSGNEFIWGIGDKMREGWYGNTFNAPLKQNSAVMLFHVCFSTGWVEDYTVANPVETINNFAKMFGSGVNYYASAWFDSEIIDTLVPGGTFNSANHNIRHAAEKLTKIYTAPDGTSVRRSSDGAVSFVGNFYGKFPTVSQITKYNSYAALAWYNGDRQKFLVSAIHTNPEQYMNQTFTIKEYSADIGSRIVNYTWDFGDGITAEYTSPKDVTHSYSSFKKYTVKHTVTNNLGQIATSTKTITVVNRAPVANFKTSAVNYAPKKIINFTSYAYDQDKGDNVTSIYWNLGDGATSNESHVKHRYSKEGTYKVSLTAVDTYGKKGTKYKILKIYYPKPDLVITKAKKSGKYLKVTVKNKGNKNAKKFKVKAWNGKYSKIKSISGLKAGKSKSFQVRFSYSHGKVKADSYNKVKESNEKNNVRKF; from the coding sequence ATGAAAAATAGGTCCCGTATGTTTAGAAGTATAATTATTTCTTTGATTTTATTAGCATCGCTTTTTGCTTATAGCAATTTTAGTATGCCTTCTGCAGATGCACATATTCTGGTGGTGGGTTCACCCAGTTCAGATTTACCTGCTGATTATTTGACTGATGCTAAAAATATCGCTGCTAAATTAAAAAAGAAGTATGGTTCTTCAAATATTGTAACCTTATATGGAAAACAGGCCACTGCTAAAAATATCCTGATGGGAATGTATAATGCAGATATGATAATATACATCGGTCACGGGGGATATATGGATGGACGCTATAATGGGAAAGGAGGAATTGCAAAACCTCCATTTTCTTTAGTGGGTTATGCTGGCGCTTCTAAATCTGGAAATGAGTTCATTTGGGGAATTGGCGATAAAATGAGGGAAGGGTGGTATGGAAACACATTCAATGCTCCTTTAAAACAGAATAGTGCTGTAATGTTATTCCACGTTTGTTTTTCAACGGGTTGGGTTGAGGATTATACAGTGGCAAATCCTGTGGAAACTATAAACAATTTTGCCAAAATGTTTGGAAGTGGAGTGAATTATTATGCTTCGGCGTGGTTTGATTCAGAAATAATCGATACTTTGGTTCCAGGCGGAACTTTTAACAGTGCTAATCATAATATTAGGCATGCTGCTGAAAAACTCACTAAAATTTATACGGCGCCTGATGGCACATCTGTTCGAAGAAGTAGTGATGGTGCAGTATCATTCGTTGGAAATTTTTATGGTAAATTCCCTACTGTTTCTCAAATAACCAAGTATAATTCTTATGCTGCTTTAGCATGGTATAACGGCGATAGACAAAAATTCCTGGTATCTGCAATTCATACCAACCCCGAACAGTACATGAATCAGACATTCACTATAAAAGAGTATTCTGCTGATATTGGATCTCGTATAGTAAATTACACTTGGGATTTTGGTGATGGTATTACTGCAGAGTATACTTCTCCAAAAGATGTAACTCACAGTTACTCTTCCTTTAAAAAGTACACAGTAAAACACACCGTAACCAATAATCTGGGACAAATTGCAACTTCAACTAAAACAATAACTGTGGTTAATAGGGCTCCTGTGGCTAATTTCAAGACTTCTGCAGTTAATTATGCCCCTAAAAAAATTATAAACTTCACATCCTATGCCTATGATCAGGATAAAGGGGATAATGTAACATCAATTTACTGGAATTTAGGGGATGGTGCAACTTCCAATGAATCCCATGTAAAACATAGATATTCCAAAGAGGGAACTTATAAAGTTTCATTAACTGCGGTTGATACCTATGGTAAAAAAGGCACTAAATACAAGATATTGAAGATTTACTATCCAAAACCAGATCTTGTAATAACCAAAGCAAAAAAATCAGGCAAATATTTGAAGGTTACTGTGAAAAACAAGGGCAATAAAAATGCTAAAAAATTTAAAGTCAAAGCCTGGAATGGAAAGTATTCTAAAATAAAGAGTATTTCTGGATTAAAAGCAGGAAAATCTAAATCTTTCCAAGTAAGGTTTTCTTACAGCCATGGAAAGGTCAAAGCAGATTCTTATAATAAAGTTAAAGAATCAAATGAAAAGAATAATGTGAGAAAATTCTGA
- the carA gene encoding glutamine-hydrolyzing carbamoyl-phosphate synthase small subunit, producing MVKEAKLALEDGTILTGEGFGFETIKTGEVVFSTGMTGYVESLTDPSYKGQILMTTYPLQGNYGISKNWYQSDGIKAEGFIVREECLHPSHSLSEKGLSEFLSEFEIPGIGGIDTRALTIKIRQHGAMKGALSTEEIDNSELLEMARNQPSIVDVDLVDQVCVKEPKIFGDDFSQRIVIVDCGIKNNSINAFLKRDVGVVVLPYDTDPKDVLDYDPDGILISSGPGDPTRVKPAINTVQSLSEKLPIFGICLGQQIISLAFGAKIYKMKFGHRGINQPVKDLKNGKVFITSQNHGFTVDPESIKDKLINITQINLNDGTPEGIEHEELAISSVQYHPEAGPGPHDTDNVFDTFVEKIRQY from the coding sequence ATGGTAAAAGAAGCAAAACTTGCTTTAGAAGATGGAACTATACTTACAGGAGAAGGGTTCGGATTTGAAACTATTAAAACTGGTGAAGTGGTTTTTTCCACAGGTATGACTGGATATGTAGAATCACTAACTGATCCTTCATACAAAGGCCAAATTTTAATGACAACTTATCCATTACAGGGTAATTATGGGATAAGTAAGAATTGGTATCAATCTGATGGGATCAAAGCAGAAGGATTCATTGTAAGAGAAGAGTGTTTGCATCCTTCTCACAGTTTATCTGAAAAAGGATTATCTGAATTTTTAAGTGAATTTGAAATTCCCGGAATTGGGGGAATTGATACCAGGGCATTAACTATCAAAATCCGCCAGCATGGTGCAATGAAAGGAGCACTTTCTACGGAAGAAATTGATAACTCTGAACTTTTAGAGATGGCCCGCAATCAACCGAGCATTGTTGACGTGGATTTAGTTGATCAGGTCTGTGTAAAAGAACCAAAAATATTTGGCGACGACTTTTCTCAAAGAATAGTAATTGTGGATTGTGGAATCAAAAATAACAGTATCAATGCTTTTTTAAAAAGAGATGTGGGAGTAGTTGTTTTACCGTATGATACAGATCCTAAAGATGTCCTTGATTATGATCCTGATGGAATTCTAATTTCCAGCGGACCTGGGGACCCTACTCGAGTTAAACCAGCGATAAATACTGTGCAGAGTCTTTCAGAGAAACTCCCTATATTCGGGATATGTTTAGGTCAGCAGATTATTTCCTTGGCATTTGGGGCTAAAATTTATAAAATGAAATTTGGTCACAGGGGAATTAACCAACCAGTGAAAGATCTAAAAAATGGAAAAGTATTCATCACCTCTCAAAATCATGGTTTCACTGTGGATCCAGAATCCATAAAGGATAAACTGATTAATATAACGCAAATTAATCTCAATGATGGTACCCCTGAAGGAATAGAACACGAAGAACTGGCTATTAGTAGTGTTCAATACCACCCTGAAGCAGGGCCGGGACCTCATGATACAGACAATGTCTTCGATACATTTGTTGAAAAAATAAGGCAATATTAA
- a CDS encoding UPF0146 family protein: MWKDFTSYIINQCQPNDKVVEVGVGKFHEVACNLQRHSKMNIVITDIKPCHEGVIQDDINHPKLSIYYGASIIYSIRPPMELHQSLINLAESVGATLIIKTLTGDDINTKKKMRLVNYKKSVFYVYP; this comes from the coding sequence ATGTGGAAAGATTTTACATCTTATATTATCAACCAGTGCCAGCCCAATGACAAAGTTGTCGAGGTGGGTGTGGGTAAGTTTCATGAAGTTGCCTGCAACTTGCAAAGACATTCAAAAATGAATATAGTAATTACAGATATTAAACCTTGTCATGAAGGAGTAATTCAAGACGACATCAATCATCCCAAGTTAAGTATTTACTACGGCGCAAGTATTATTTATTCCATCAGACCCCCTATGGAACTGCATCAATCATTAATTAATCTAGCGGAAAGCGTAGGGGCTACTTTAATAATTAAAACCCTTACAGGAGACGATATAAACACTAAAAAGAAAATGAGATTGGTTAATTACAAAAAATCTGTTTTTTATGTATATCCCTAA
- the carB gene encoding carbamoyl-phosphate synthase large subunit, with protein MPKDQDIKKVLIIGSGPIQIGQAAEFDYSGSQACKSIQEEGIETVLVNSNPATIQTDIDMADSVYVEPLTPEIVAKIIEKEKPDAILPTMGGQTGLNVATGLEEIKALEGVKVLGSSVETIRNVEDRDLFDSFMKELNEPVPKAKAVESIEDALNAVEEIGFPVIVRPAFTLGGTGGGVAYNEKELIEIATRGLDMSFINQVLIDQSVIGWKEFEYEVMRDKNDTCIIVCNMENIDPMGIHTGESIVVAPTQTLSDIDNQRLRNASIKIIRALKIQGGCNIQFAVHPETGDYKVIEVNPRVSRSSALASKATGYPIAKISAKIAIGMTLDEIQNDITKETPASFEPTLDYVVAKIPRWPFDKFKGISKEIGVQMKSTGEVMSIGRTLEQSLHKAIRSLDIGRFGFDEVPFTKEALANPTDERLFQVYTALKQGMTVDEIHEITLIDKFFLYKLLNIIDFEKEITPDSIKDPKILRKAKKMGFSDRKISEICSIDENEIRNIRKDNGIIPTFKMVDTCAAEFEAKTPYYYATYDMEDEVSVSDNKKVIIIGAGPIRIGQGIEFDYCCVHAAMALKDKGVETIIINNNPETVSTDYDISSKLYFEPLTFEDVMGVIDKENPYGVVVQFGGQTSINLAVALANSGVRIMGTPHESIDRVEDRERFTQVLEKLDIPQAPYGITNSFEDARKVAERIGFPVLVRPSYVLGGRAMEIVYGDDELREYMKEAVKISPEHPILVDKFLEDAIEVDVDALCDGEEVFIGGIMEHIEEAGVHSGDSACVIPPQSIPEEILDEIKRYTRELALELGVIGLMNIQYAVKMDQQTQVYILEANPRASRTVPFVSKAVGVPLAKIAAMLMIGHKLSDLGLKDEIKINHVAVKESVFPFIKLPESDSILGPEMKSTGESMGIDENFGLSYYKSQLSANMDLLTQGKVFISVRDADKDKIRDIVEKANDLGFEILATRGTARAVEDVADIGVIRKVSQGSPNIRDAIVNKEIGLIINTPSGKQSADDGYLIRRMAIELGIPYVTTLAGARAALNAIEEVKEGKIVVRSLKEYHN; from the coding sequence ATGCCGAAGGATCAAGATATTAAAAAAGTATTAATAATTGGCTCAGGGCCTATTCAGATAGGCCAGGCGGCTGAGTTTGACTATTCAGGCTCTCAAGCGTGTAAATCTATACAGGAAGAAGGGATTGAAACTGTTTTGGTTAACAGTAATCCTGCCACTATTCAAACTGATATAGATATGGCAGATAGTGTTTATGTAGAACCTTTAACTCCAGAAATTGTGGCTAAAATAATTGAAAAAGAAAAACCGGATGCTATCTTACCTACTATGGGTGGTCAAACCGGTCTCAATGTGGCAACAGGCCTGGAAGAAATAAAAGCATTGGAAGGAGTAAAAGTTTTAGGTTCTTCTGTTGAAACTATACGCAATGTAGAGGACAGAGATCTTTTTGATAGTTTCATGAAGGAACTTAATGAACCTGTACCCAAAGCCAAGGCCGTAGAATCAATTGAAGATGCACTAAATGCAGTAGAAGAAATTGGGTTTCCTGTAATTGTACGCCCAGCATTCACATTAGGGGGAACTGGTGGTGGAGTCGCTTATAATGAAAAAGAATTAATTGAAATAGCTACTCGTGGTTTGGACATGAGTTTCATTAATCAAGTGCTTATTGATCAGTCTGTAATTGGTTGGAAAGAATTTGAATATGAAGTAATGCGGGATAAAAATGATACCTGTATTATTGTATGTAACATGGAAAACATAGATCCCATGGGTATTCACACCGGTGAGAGTATTGTAGTTGCACCGACTCAAACTCTAAGTGATATCGATAATCAAAGACTTAGAAATGCTTCTATAAAGATTATAAGGGCTTTAAAGATTCAGGGAGGATGTAACATCCAATTCGCGGTTCACCCAGAAACCGGGGATTACAAGGTAATTGAAGTTAACCCCAGGGTAAGTAGAAGCAGTGCCCTAGCATCAAAAGCTACAGGATACCCTATTGCTAAAATTTCGGCTAAGATTGCTATTGGCATGACTTTAGATGAGATCCAAAATGACATTACTAAAGAGACCCCTGCATCTTTTGAACCAACTCTGGATTATGTCGTGGCTAAAATACCCCGATGGCCATTTGATAAATTCAAAGGAATAAGCAAGGAAATAGGGGTTCAGATGAAGTCTACTGGAGAGGTTATGTCTATTGGGCGAACCTTAGAACAATCGTTACATAAAGCAATTCGTTCATTAGACATTGGGCGTTTTGGTTTTGATGAAGTACCATTTACCAAAGAAGCACTTGCAAATCCTACAGATGAACGATTATTCCAGGTTTACACGGCTTTAAAACAGGGAATGACTGTGGATGAAATCCATGAGATTACATTAATTGATAAATTTTTCCTTTATAAATTATTGAATATTATTGATTTTGAAAAAGAAATAACTCCCGATTCTATCAAAGACCCCAAAATTTTACGCAAGGCTAAAAAAATGGGTTTTTCAGATAGAAAAATATCTGAGATATGTTCCATTGATGAAAATGAGATTAGGAATATCCGAAAAGATAATGGAATAATTCCTACTTTTAAGATGGTAGACACATGTGCTGCTGAATTTGAAGCTAAAACTCCATATTATTATGCTACGTATGATATGGAGGATGAAGTATCAGTTTCAGATAATAAAAAGGTGATAATTATAGGTGCAGGACCTATAAGGATTGGTCAGGGAATTGAATTTGATTATTGTTGTGTACATGCTGCAATGGCCCTTAAAGACAAGGGAGTAGAAACTATAATTATTAACAACAACCCTGAAACTGTGAGTACTGATTATGATATTTCTAGCAAGCTTTATTTTGAACCGCTTACCTTTGAAGACGTCATGGGAGTCATTGATAAAGAGAATCCGTATGGTGTTGTAGTTCAATTTGGAGGGCAAACTTCAATTAATTTAGCAGTAGCTCTAGCTAATAGTGGTGTAAGGATCATGGGAACTCCTCATGAGAGTATTGATCGAGTAGAGGATAGGGAAAGATTTACTCAGGTTCTGGAAAAACTGGACATACCTCAAGCCCCTTATGGAATCACCAATTCTTTTGAAGATGCTCGAAAAGTTGCTGAGCGAATCGGGTTTCCGGTTTTAGTGCGACCGTCCTATGTACTGGGCGGAAGAGCAATGGAAATTGTTTATGGTGATGATGAACTACGGGAATATATGAAAGAAGCTGTTAAAATATCTCCTGAACATCCGATTTTAGTAGATAAGTTTCTGGAAGATGCCATTGAGGTTGATGTAGATGCACTCTGTGATGGTGAAGAAGTTTTCATTGGAGGAATAATGGAACACATTGAAGAAGCTGGTGTTCACTCTGGCGATTCAGCATGTGTTATCCCGCCTCAAAGTATTCCTGAGGAAATATTGGATGAAATAAAAAGGTATACTCGTGAACTGGCCCTGGAACTAGGTGTGATAGGACTTATGAATATTCAATATGCAGTTAAAATGGATCAACAAACCCAGGTGTATATATTAGAAGCAAATCCTCGCGCCAGTAGGACAGTTCCTTTTGTTAGTAAAGCAGTTGGAGTTCCATTGGCTAAAATTGCAGCCATGCTCATGATAGGTCATAAACTATCTGATTTGGGACTTAAGGATGAAATTAAAATAAATCATGTGGCAGTTAAAGAATCGGTTTTCCCATTTATTAAATTACCTGAGTCAGATTCAATTCTGGGCCCTGAAATGAAATCTACAGGGGAAAGCATGGGAATTGACGAAAATTTCGGACTATCTTATTATAAATCTCAATTATCTGCCAATATGGATCTTTTAACACAAGGAAAAGTTTTTATAAGCGTAAGAGATGCAGATAAGGATAAAATCAGAGATATAGTTGAAAAAGCAAATGATCTGGGCTTTGAAATTCTTGCTACGCGTGGAACTGCTCGAGCAGTTGAAGATGTGGCTGATATTGGTGTAATCAGAAAGGTAAGTCAGGGATCTCCTAATATTAGGGATGCTATTGTTAATAAAGAGATTGGATTAATAATAAACACTCCTTCTGGAAAACAATCTGCTGATGACGGATATTTAATTCGAAGAATGGCAATTGAACTGGGTATACCTTATGTTACTACATTAGCAGGTGCAAGGGCTGCTTTAAATGCTATAGAGGAAGTTAAAGAAGGTAAGATTGTGGTAAGATCATTAAAGGAATATCATAATTGA
- a CDS encoding CBS domain-containing protein: protein MLVKDIMSDEIHYVKVPGNRTSALNLMRETNVSGVPVVKEGTKELVGIVTRSDLVGNPDEEQIALIMTRNPITASSDENVRVVASKMLENNIRRIPVVDDGKLTGIITSFDLVALALSEIEINEPVEEYMLKTIPTTWEKTPLNIAFEIMRYFNLKVLLSLNKDGKLVGVLTETDFLNESEVVSEKTVHNTSVGTEGDKWSWDSKSVLYVIKNHLKFSDKEVKDVSTSDVITATTRTTVTDCAKKMKQLNIEQIPVINVEGDLAGLVRANDLIKAFIQ from the coding sequence ATGCTGGTAAAAGACATCATGTCAGATGAAATACACTATGTTAAAGTACCGGGTAACCGTACAAGTGCATTAAATCTCATGAGGGAAACCAATGTTTCAGGGGTTCCCGTAGTTAAAGAAGGAACTAAAGAATTAGTAGGTATAGTCACCAGGTCTGATCTGGTGGGGAATCCTGATGAAGAACAAATAGCTCTAATAATGACTAGAAATCCTATTACGGCTAGTTCTGATGAAAATGTAAGAGTCGTAGCTTCTAAGATGCTGGAAAATAATATTAGAAGAATACCTGTAGTTGATGATGGCAAGTTAACAGGAATCATAACTTCATTTGATCTTGTTGCTTTAGCATTATCTGAAATTGAAATAAATGAACCTGTAGAAGAATACATGCTAAAAACTATTCCAACTACTTGGGAGAAAACCCCATTAAATATTGCATTTGAGATAATGAGATATTTCAACCTTAAAGTTTTACTTTCTTTAAATAAAGATGGAAAACTCGTTGGGGTTCTAACAGAAACAGATTTTCTTAATGAGAGTGAAGTTGTTTCTGAGAAAACTGTGCATAACACTTCTGTCGGTACTGAAGGGGATAAATGGTCCTGGGACAGTAAAAGTGTACTCTATGTTATTAAAAACCATCTTAAATTCTCTGATAAAGAAGTTAAGGATGTTTCCACTTCTGATGTTATTACTGCAACCACACGAACTACTGTAACTGATTGTGCTAAGAAGATGAAACAGCTCAATATAGAGCAGATACCAGTTATTAATGTGGAAGGGGATTTAGCCGGTTTAGTACGTGCTAATGATCTTATAAAAGCATTTATACAATAA